From a single Acidobacteriota bacterium genomic region:
- a CDS encoding KpsF/GutQ family sugar-phosphate isomerase codes for MGFRKLPLVAENHTKIRELLLIEAGAVERAAGRLTAADADKAVGLLVGCEGKVVVLGVGKSGVIAQKIAQTMTSTGTVAVYLHPSDALHGSLGVVTSGDVIIALSNSGETDEIIAILPTLKSRQVPIIAIVGNLASTLALESDVALDASVDREACPLNLAPTTSTTVALSLGDALAMTVMEAKGLTAEDFAANHPAGRLGKRLTLRVRDLMHPSPNVSPADGWLSVVKAISDGSLGAVNVVDGSELIGIITDGDLRRTIERTDPAEFSSLTAEQMMTRSPTTATDEMLAFEALKVMEERPSQISVLPVVNAEGECTGMLRLHDIVRAGI; via the coding sequence CTGGGATTCCGCAAACTTCCCCTCGTGGCAGAGAATCATACAAAGATCCGCGAATTGCTGTTGATCGAGGCCGGTGCGGTCGAGCGGGCGGCGGGCCGTTTGACGGCGGCGGACGCGGATAAAGCTGTCGGATTGCTTGTAGGCTGTGAAGGCAAGGTCGTCGTACTCGGCGTCGGGAAGTCGGGCGTCATTGCCCAGAAGATCGCCCAGACAATGACCTCGACTGGTACCGTCGCGGTCTATCTTCACCCCTCGGACGCACTCCACGGTAGCCTCGGCGTAGTGACGAGTGGTGACGTGATCATCGCACTCAGCAACTCCGGCGAGACGGACGAGATCATCGCGATTCTGCCGACGCTGAAATCGCGGCAAGTTCCGATCATAGCCATCGTCGGCAATCTCGCATCGACACTTGCCCTCGAATCCGACGTCGCGCTCGACGCAAGCGTTGACCGCGAGGCTTGCCCGCTCAATCTCGCCCCGACAACATCTACGACCGTCGCTCTTTCGCTCGGCGACGCACTAGCGATGACTGTTATGGAGGCGAAAGGACTGACCGCCGAAGACTTTGCGGCGAATCATCCCGCCGGGCGGCTCGGCAAGCGGTTGACGCTCCGTGTCCGCGACCTTATGCACCCGAGCCCGAACGTGTCCCCGGCCGATGGTTGGCTCTCGGTCGTGAAGGCGATCTCGGATGGCTCTCTTGGTGCGGTAAATGTCGTCGATGGCTCGGAACTTATTGGTATCATCACCGATGGCGATCTTCGCCGCACAATTGAGCGGACCGATCCGGCCGAGTTCTCATCGCTGACGGCCGAGCAGATGATGACCCGCTCGCCAACGACAGCAACCGACGAAATGCTCGCCTTTGAAGCGCTAAAGGTGATGGAGGAACGGCCGTCGCAGATCTCCGTACTTCCGGTCGTGAATGCAGAGGGCGAATGCACGGGAATGCTACGGCTTCACGATATAGTCCGGGCAGGCATCTAA